The proteins below come from a single Amphiura filiformis chromosome 15, Afil_fr2py, whole genome shotgun sequence genomic window:
- the LOC140172014 gene encoding LOW QUALITY PROTEIN: vacuolar protein sorting-associated protein 45-like (The sequence of the model RefSeq protein was modified relative to this genomic sequence to represent the inferred CDS: inserted 2 bases in 2 codons): MNVILAVKQYIAKMIEESGPGMKVLLMDKDTISYVSMVYAQSEILQKEVYLFELLGSSAREVMKHLRCICFIRPTRENIDLLSQELKNPKYGVYFIYFSNVVSKSDVKTLAEADEQEVVREVQEFYGDYIAVSPHVFSFNIVGAARGQTWNAGIQNRVCAGLTAVLLSLKKCPMIRYQNSSEMAKKLAENVKQVISKDAGLFDFRRTDVAPLLLVLDRRGDAVTPLLNQWTYQAMVHEILGIRNNRXDLSNVPGXSKDLQEVVLSAEQDEFYANNLYNNFGEIGAKIKDLMEDFQKKSQSQKKIESIADMKAFVENYPQFKKMSGTVAKHVTVVGELSRLVGQHNLLEVSEVEQELACQSDHNEALKRIRALLSNTKVQNIDACRLVALYGLRYERHSNNNFVGLMQALAHRGVSDKHRKLVQAIVDYGGERNRGTDLFGQDNPISKTKKFFKGLKGVENIYTQHRPYLQELIDQLIKGKLREGSYPYLGSNQLRDRPQDILVFVIGGITYEEAFAVHQINKAMPGVRVTLGGTTVHNFES, translated from the exons ATCAGTTATGTGAGTATGGTGTATGCCCAATCTGAAATTCTACAGAAAGAAGTCTACCTTTTTGAACTCCTCGGTTCCAGTGCGAGGGAAGTTATGAAGCATCTGAGATGCATCTGTTTCATCCGGCCCACAAGG GAAAACATAGATTTGCTGTCACAAGAGTTGAAGAACCCCAAATATGGAGTGTATTTTATTT ATTTCAGTAATGTTGTGAGCAAAAGTGATGTGAAAACTTTAGCGGAGGCAGATGAACAAGAAGTAGTGAGAGAAGTACAA gAATTTTATGGTGATTATATTGCTGTCAGTCCACATGTATTTTCATTCAATATAGTCGGCGCGGCTAGG GGTCAAACATGGAATGCCGGAATTCAGAACAGAGTTTGTGCAGGCCTGACAGCAGTATTACTATCTCTCAAGAAATGTCCAATGATTAGATATCAAAACTCATCAGAAATGGCCAAGAAACTAGCTGAGAATGTCAAG CAAGTGATCTCTAAAGATGCAGGTTTATTTGACTTCCGAAGGACAGATGTAGCACCATTATTGCTAGTATTAGACAGACGAGGTGATGCCGTCACACCGTTACTCAACCAG TGGACTTACCAAGCAATGGTCCATGAGATACTAGGCATCAGAAACAATC TAGACCTGTCCAATGTTCCTG TTTCCAAAGATTTACAAGAAGTTGTGCTGTCAGCTGAACAAGATGAATTCTACGCTAAT aatttatacaataattttGGCGAGATAGGTGCCAAGATTAAGGATTTGATGGAGGACTTCCAGAAGAAATCACAGAGTCAGAAGAAGATTGAATCCATTGCAGATATGAAG gCGTTTGTAGAGAATTACCCCCAATTCAAGAAGATGTCCGGTACAGTTGCTAAGCATGTGACAGTAGTAGGGGAACTCTCAAGACTAGTAGGTCAACATAATCTGTTGGAAGTATCTGAGGTGGAACAAGAACTTGCCTGTCAATCAGACCACAATGAAGCACTTAAG AGGATAAGAGCTCTTCTTTCCAATACCAAAGTCCAGAACATAGATGCATGTCGACTTGTGGCCCTCTATGGCTTGAGATATGAGAGGCACAGTAACAACAACTTTGTAGGCTTAATGCAGGCATTGGCACATAGAGGTGTCAGCGATAAACATAGGAAG CTTGTACAAGCCATTGTAGATTATGGTGGTGAGAGAAACAGAGGTACAGACTTATTTGGGCAGGATAATCCCATCTCAAAAACCAAGAAATTCTTCAAGGGTCTCAAG GGTGTTGAGAATATTTACACACAGCATAGACCATACCTACAAGAGCTTATAGATCAACTCATCAAGGGCAAGCTGAGGGAAGGAAGCTACCCGTATCTGGGATCAAATCAACTCAGAGATAG ACCGCAAGATATCCTTGTATTTGTGATTGGTGGTATCACATATGAAGAAGCCTTCGCTGTACATCAGATCAACAAAGCGATGCCTGGAGTCAGAGTCACTCTGGGTGGCACAACGGTGCATAATTTTGAATCGTAA